The following coding sequences lie in one Bacteroidota bacterium genomic window:
- a CDS encoding sulfite exporter TauE/SafE family protein, producing MTTIVILLCLGLVAGMLSGMVGIGGGIVIVPALVYFLGYSQHQAQGTVLFMFLLPIGILGVFNYYQAGHIEWKTAFVMASTFVIGSYFGSKISIAIDQTTLKKVFGVIILLLSLKMIFGK from the coding sequence ATGACTACAATAGTTATTTTGCTCTGCCTTGGCTTAGTTGCGGGTATGCTGAGCGGTATGGTGGGTATCGGAGGAGGAATAGTAATTGTTCCTGCATTGGTATATTTTCTTGGATATTCACAACATCAGGCACAAGGAACGGTCTTGTTTATGTTTTTGTTGCCCATTGGAATTTTAGGTGTGTTTAATTATTATCAAGCCGGACACATCGAATGGAAAACAGCTTTCGTGATGGCAAGCACATTTGTAATTGGTAGTTATTTCGGTTCTAAAATTTCTATTGCAATTGATCAAACAACATTGAAAAAAGTATTTGGAGTAATCATCTTGTTACTTTCTTTAAAAATGATTTTTGGTAAATAG
- a CDS encoding amidohydrolase → MVVKEKIKSLAKSSLSEVISIRRHLHAHPELSFEEYNTSNYIASKLKEYNIPYKQGIVKTGIVALIEGKNPTKKIVALRGDMDALPIVEKNTCEYTSKNEGVMHACGHDVHSASLLGVAKILNELKGEFEGTVKLIFQPGEEKLPGGASLMIKEGVLDNPKPHNMFAQHVFPSMEVGKVGFRSGMYMASTDELYLTVKGKGGHAAMSNEYNNPLLIASAILLELNKAFMVVPPAYSLLEGDNVHPPTVLAFGKIIGNGATNVIPDEVKIEGTFRTMDEKWRKLAHIKMKTIAEEVAKSMNGICEFTVEHGYPFLVNDAVTTKKAIAAAEDYLGPSCFYRLGTGNKAKGITSGVHTATFDIDEQALEVGVGLMAWLTLNELKN, encoded by the coding sequence ATTGTTGTGAAAGAAAAGATAAAATCCCTTGCCAAATCATCCTTATCAGAGGTAATTTCTATACGAAGACATTTACATGCTCATCCTGAATTGTCGTTTGAGGAATACAATACATCCAATTATATTGCCTCCAAACTAAAAGAATACAACATTCCCTATAAACAAGGAATCGTAAAAACGGGTATTGTTGCTTTGATAGAAGGAAAGAATCCCACAAAAAAGATTGTTGCTTTGCGTGGTGATATGGATGCACTTCCAATAGTTGAAAAAAACACCTGCGAGTATACATCTAAAAATGAAGGCGTGATGCATGCTTGTGGACATGATGTGCACAGTGCTTCGTTGTTAGGTGTTGCAAAAATATTGAATGAGTTAAAAGGTGAATTTGAAGGGACGGTTAAATTGATTTTTCAGCCCGGAGAAGAAAAATTACCCGGTGGTGCTTCACTAATGATTAAAGAAGGTGTTTTGGACAATCCAAAGCCTCACAATATGTTTGCCCAGCACGTTTTTCCGAGCATGGAAGTTGGAAAAGTGGGATTCCGCTCTGGAATGTACATGGCGAGTACAGATGAATTGTATCTCACTGTAAAAGGCAAAGGTGGACATGCTGCAATGTCAAACGAATACAATAATCCCTTGTTGATTGCTTCGGCAATCTTGCTTGAGCTTAATAAAGCATTTATGGTTGTTCCTCCTGCGTATTCTTTATTAGAAGGAGATAATGTTCATCCACCGACTGTTTTGGCATTTGGTAAAATAATTGGGAATGGTGCCACCAATGTGATTCCGGATGAAGTGAAAATTGAAGGAACATTCAGAACCATGGATGAAAAGTGGAGAAAGTTAGCGCATATCAAAATGAAAACGATTGCCGAAGAGGTTGCAAAAAGCATGAACGGTATCTGTGAGTTTACCGTTGAGCACGGATATCCTTTTTTAGTAAATGATGCTGTAACGACAAAAAAAGCAATAGCAGCAGCGGAAGATTATTTAGGGCCCTCCTGTTTTTATCGCTTAGGTACAGGAAATAAAGCAAAAGGAATCACCAGTGGTGTTCATACTGCTACCTTTGATATTGATGAGCAAGCGTTGGAGGTAGGTGTGGGATTGATGGCGTGGTTGACTTTAAATGAGTTGAAAAATTGA
- a CDS encoding VOC family protein yields the protein MFYEYNSEKTSSLKEKSGKVTGIGGVFFKSKDAKSLNTWYYDNLGLAPNDYGSMFEWRDSDDKTIAYTQWSPFANKTKYFLPSKKDFMINYRVDDLEQLQKKLKANNVVILDTIEAYDYGKFLHILDCDSNKVELWEPIDGSFTKLYEGKTTK from the coding sequence GTGTTTTATGAATATAATTCAGAGAAGACATCCTCTTTAAAGGAAAAATCCGGAAAAGTAACAGGTATCGGTGGCGTATTTTTTAAAAGTAAAGATGCGAAGTCGTTAAATACTTGGTATTACGATAATTTAGGACTTGCCCCTAATGATTATGGCTCGATGTTCGAGTGGCGTGATAGTGATGATAAAACAATTGCCTATACACAATGGAGTCCGTTTGCAAATAAAACGAAGTATTTTTTGCCATCAAAGAAAGACTTTATGATTAATTATCGTGTTGATGATTTGGAGCAGCTGCAAAAAAAATTAAAAGCAAATAATGTGGTTATTTTAGATACGATTGAGGCTTATGATTATGGAAAATTCCTCCATATTCTCGATTGTGACAGTAATAAAGTAGAATTGTGGGAGCCTATTGATGGGTCTTTTACGAAGTTATATGAAGGAAAAACCACAAAATAA
- a CDS encoding T9SS type A sorting domain-containing protein produces the protein MKKQYILIFLFLTLVINISSQNTCSTPYPFISGTTSTYTLPATGINTDLSNDYGCFSNSGYDVSWIYIGVCSPGSIDLEISPITAGLDLDFVAWGPLTAATDCGLDSSQIIDCSISGSLTEIINISSALPGEYYKIMVGRFSFGGPSSAYFNMAQIGGTGNACINTIYACPEPIATQNICQVTTDLLLNQNIIIWEKDTTYTAPYLIQKETTTMGVYSTIATVMNNDTSAYVDSISNPMIQAFKYRIATTDSCGLGTYAYGNVHKTIHLLTSTSSSTGYPQLSWSAYSGFSFGTYYIFRGTSPSTMTLYDSISASFNSYTDIAAISGMNYYSVSVIPASPCQPSRTMNMYSYSNVSPVTFTGINEYEFNQLAIGPNPANDILNFTLGNISADIQIDIIDITGRLILSKSFKNVNQDVISLNEIANGSYIVRFISENKTTHRNIVIAK, from the coding sequence ATGAAAAAGCAATACATACTTATTTTTTTATTCCTAACTCTTGTTATCAATATCTCATCACAAAACACTTGCTCAACCCCATACCCTTTTATATCGGGAACAACAAGCACATATACTCTTCCAGCGACTGGAATAAATACTGACCTATCTAATGATTATGGGTGCTTTTCAAATAGTGGATATGATGTTTCTTGGATTTATATTGGTGTTTGCTCTCCTGGAAGTATAGACTTAGAAATAAGTCCTATCACAGCTGGTCTCGATTTAGATTTTGTAGCATGGGGGCCTCTTACTGCAGCTACTGATTGTGGATTAGATTCCTCACAAATAATTGATTGTAGTATTTCTGGATCGCTTACAGAAATAATAAATATTTCTTCTGCACTTCCTGGTGAATATTACAAAATTATGGTTGGTAGATTTAGTTTTGGAGGCCCTTCCTCAGCGTATTTTAATATGGCACAAATTGGAGGAACTGGCAATGCTTGCATAAACACAATATATGCCTGTCCTGAACCTATAGCAACTCAAAATATATGTCAAGTCACAACTGACCTATTATTAAATCAAAACATTATTATTTGGGAGAAGGATACAACTTATACAGCTCCGTATTTAATACAAAAAGAGACCACTACGATGGGTGTATATAGCACAATTGCAACAGTAATGAATAATGACACATCTGCATATGTTGATAGCATTTCAAATCCAATGATTCAAGCATTTAAATATAGAATTGCTACAACTGACAGTTGTGGTTTAGGAACTTACGCTTATGGAAATGTTCACAAAACAATTCACCTATTAACTTCCACCAGTTCAAGTACTGGTTATCCACAATTAAGCTGGAGTGCATATTCAGGATTTAGTTTTGGAACGTATTATATATTTAGAGGGACATCACCAAGCACTATGACATTATACGACTCTATTTCTGCATCCTTTAATTCATATACTGATATAGCTGCAATTTCTGGAATGAACTACTATTCTGTCTCAGTTATTCCAGCAAGTCCATGCCAACCATCACGAACAATGAATATGTATAGCTATTCAAACGTCAGCCCAGTTACTTTTACAGGAATCAATGAATATGAATTCAATCAATTAGCTATTGGGCCAAACCCCGCTAATGATATTTTGAATTTTACTTTAGGAAACATCTCTGCTGATATACAAATTGACATTATTGACATTACAGGCAGACTCATTCTTTCAAAATCATTTAAAAATGTAAACCAAGATGTGATTTCCTTAAACGAAATTGCTAATGGAAGTTATATTGTAAGATTTATATCCGAAAATAAAACAACTCACAGAAATATTGTTATTGCGAAATAA
- a CDS encoding MATE family efflux transporter yields MTSLNETNLFQKIISVFKESLKETPRDYTEGSIRRAVFLLAIPMILELSLESVFAVVDMFFVGRLGENAIATVGLTESVLTIIYSIAIGLSTGTAAIVARRIGAKDAEAAARASAQSLIIAAILITITSITGVVFAGNILKLMGASAEVIAEGTTFAQIMLGGSAAIFLLFLLNGIFRGAGNAAMAMRSLWIASIINIILCPIFIQLFGLKGAAIATTIGRSMGVIYQCYHLFKGSGAIQFYKRHFNFDGEIVKSILSIAWSATFQFIIASGSWIVLTRLVAETGGTSASAGYQITFRNIIFFILPAWGFSNAAATLVGQNLGAKKFDRAEQSVKLTMKYNFYLMAFVTLLFFFFSEPIIRIFSKDESVIAYGVLSLQILGSGYIFYGLSMVLTQSLNGAGDTKTPTIINILCFWVFQIPLAYFLAKGLDMKSTGAFIAIPAAQVLIAIMAWYYFKKGKWKQIKI; encoded by the coding sequence ATGACATCATTAAACGAAACGAATTTATTTCAAAAAATAATTTCTGTTTTTAAGGAGTCCTTAAAAGAAACACCTCGCGATTATACGGAAGGAAGTATTCGCAGAGCCGTTTTTTTATTGGCGATTCCTATGATTCTAGAACTAAGTTTGGAAAGTGTGTTTGCTGTTGTAGATATGTTTTTTGTAGGCCGACTAGGCGAAAACGCGATTGCAACTGTAGGCTTAACCGAATCGGTACTCACCATTATTTATTCCATTGCCATTGGATTAAGCACCGGTACAGCTGCAATTGTTGCCAGAAGAATTGGAGCTAAAGACGCAGAAGCAGCTGCTCGTGCAAGTGCACAATCATTAATCATTGCTGCCATCTTAATTACCATTACAAGCATCACAGGAGTTGTTTTTGCCGGCAATATTTTAAAACTAATGGGGGCGAGCGCTGAAGTAATTGCCGAAGGAACAACATTTGCGCAAATTATGTTGGGCGGAAGTGCTGCTATCTTTTTACTATTCCTTTTAAATGGTATTTTCAGAGGAGCCGGAAATGCAGCAATGGCAATGAGGAGTTTATGGATTGCCAGTATCATCAATATCATCCTCTGCCCTATTTTCATTCAGCTATTTGGCTTGAAAGGAGCCGCTATTGCAACCACAATTGGCAGAAGCATGGGGGTTATTTATCAATGTTACCATCTATTTAAAGGAAGCGGAGCCATTCAATTTTATAAAAGACATTTCAATTTCGATGGTGAAATTGTAAAATCGATTCTGAGCATCGCTTGGTCAGCTACATTTCAATTTATTATTGCCAGTGGCAGCTGGATTGTTCTTACACGCTTGGTTGCTGAAACAGGAGGCACAAGTGCTTCGGCAGGATATCAGATTACGTTCAGAAATATCATCTTCTTCATTTTACCTGCTTGGGGTTTTAGCAATGCCGCAGCCACACTGGTTGGGCAAAACTTAGGTGCGAAAAAATTTGATCGAGCTGAACAAAGTGTAAAACTTACGATGAAATATAATTTCTATTTGATGGCATTTGTTACCCTGTTATTCTTTTTCTTTTCTGAACCAATTATTCGAATTTTTTCAAAAGACGAATCGGTTATTGCTTACGGAGTTTTATCGCTGCAAATCTTAGGCTCTGGGTATATTTTTTATGGACTTTCCATGGTTTTGACACAATCATTAAACGGAGCAGGTGATACAAAAACACCAACCATCATCAACATTTTATGTTTTTGGGTGTTTCAAATTCCATTGGCTTATTTTTTAGCAAAAGGATTGGACATGAAATCTACCGGTGCCTTTATTGCAATTCCTGCCGCACAGGTTTTGATTGCTATAATGGCTTGGTATTATTTCAAAAAAGGAAAATGGAAACAAATTAAAATTTGA